One genomic window of Streptomyces spiramyceticus includes the following:
- a CDS encoding ABC transporter ATP-binding protein: MTLSLADVTLTYPDGDARLTALDGVCLDVPAGSLTAVVGPSGSGKSSLLAVAATLVSPDRGRVVVDGTDTGALSRAEKAELRRERIGIVFQQPNLLPSLTSAEQLQVMAHLSGRPPRQVRDRARQLLDAVGLADKADRRPHELSGGQRQRVNIARALMNEPAVLLVDEPTSALDHERGAAILDLLVGLTRERGTATVLVTHDRAHLERMDVTVTMADGRLPAARDAAA, encoded by the coding sequence ATGACCCTGTCCCTCGCGGATGTGACCCTCACCTACCCCGACGGTGACGCCCGCCTGACCGCGCTCGACGGCGTCTGCCTCGATGTTCCCGCGGGCTCGCTCACGGCGGTGGTCGGCCCGTCGGGCTCCGGCAAGTCCAGCCTGCTCGCGGTCGCGGCGACTCTCGTCTCGCCGGACCGTGGACGGGTCGTCGTCGACGGTACGGACACGGGCGCCCTGAGCCGGGCCGAGAAGGCGGAGCTCCGGCGCGAACGCATCGGCATCGTCTTCCAGCAGCCGAATCTGCTGCCGTCGCTCACTTCGGCCGAGCAGCTCCAGGTGATGGCCCACCTGTCCGGCCGTCCGCCCCGTCAAGTGCGGGACCGGGCACGGCAGTTGCTCGATGCGGTGGGTCTCGCCGACAAGGCGGACCGCCGCCCGCACGAGCTGTCGGGCGGCCAGCGTCAGCGGGTGAACATCGCCCGCGCGCTGATGAACGAGCCCGCCGTGCTCCTGGTCGACGAGCCGACCAGCGCACTCGACCATGAACGCGGCGCCGCGATACTCGACCTGCTGGTCGGGCTCACGCGCGAGCGCGGGACGGCGACGGTGCTGGTCACCCACGACCGTGCGCACCTGGAGCGTATGGACGTCACGGTGACGATGGCGGACGGCCGCCTGCCGGCCGCCCGCGACGCGGCCGCATGA
- a CDS encoding response regulator, protein MSAPGSPVRLLLADDHPVVRAGLRAVLDTERDFLVVAEAATAERAVELAALDDFDVVLMDLQFGPGRMHGSEATAAITARPGSPRVLVLTTYDTDADILAAVEAGASGYLLKDAPPEELASAVRTAAAGQSALAPAVAHRLMDRMRTPAEALTRRELEVLQLVGDGLSNLQISKALFLSQATVKSHLVHIYAKLGVDSRTSAVAAATARRLIRR, encoded by the coding sequence ATGAGTGCCCCGGGATCGCCCGTACGGCTGCTGCTCGCCGACGACCATCCCGTCGTACGGGCGGGCCTGCGCGCCGTGCTCGACACCGAGCGGGACTTCCTCGTGGTGGCGGAGGCGGCGACGGCGGAGCGGGCGGTGGAGCTTGCGGCGCTGGACGACTTCGACGTCGTACTGATGGACCTCCAGTTCGGGCCCGGCAGAATGCACGGTTCGGAGGCCACCGCCGCCATCACCGCACGGCCGGGCTCGCCCCGGGTGCTCGTCCTCACGACGTACGACACGGACGCCGACATCCTGGCGGCGGTGGAGGCGGGCGCGAGCGGCTACCTGCTGAAGGACGCGCCGCCGGAGGAGCTGGCGAGCGCGGTGCGTACGGCGGCGGCCGGGCAGTCGGCGCTCGCTCCGGCCGTGGCGCACCGGCTGATGGACCGGATGCGGACGCCTGCGGAGGCGCTGACGCGACGGGAGCTGGAGGTGCTTCAGCTGGTCGGGGACGGCCTGTCGAACCTGCAGATCAGCAAGGCGCTCTTCCTCAGCCAGGCGACCGTCAAGTCCCATCTGGTGCACATCTACGCCAAGTTGGGCGTCGACTCGCGTACGTCCGCGGTGGCCGCGGCGACGGCGCGCAGGCTGATCCGCCGCTGA
- a CDS encoding SDR family NAD(P)-dependent oxidoreductase, whose protein sequence is MTGRTAALVTGGSRGMGAAIALRLAQDGADVAITYVRGEEAAHDVVQKIEAAGRRGIALRADAADAAAVTGAVDRAAAELGRLDILVNNAGVGVLGPIESLTLADIDRVLQVNVRAAFLASQAAAAKMERGGRIVTIGSCMAARVPGPGGTLYATSKAALSGLTKALARELGGRGITANLVHPGPVDTDMNPADGPYAEPQSAMTALGRFGSADEVASLVAYLASQEASYMTGSEVLVDGGHAA, encoded by the coding sequence ATGACCGGCAGGACGGCCGCCCTGGTGACCGGCGGCAGCCGCGGCATGGGCGCGGCGATCGCGCTGCGGCTCGCGCAGGACGGTGCTGATGTGGCGATCACGTACGTACGGGGCGAGGAGGCCGCCCACGACGTCGTGCAGAAGATCGAGGCCGCCGGCCGGCGCGGCATCGCGCTGCGCGCCGACGCGGCGGACGCCGCGGCGGTCACCGGCGCCGTGGACCGGGCCGCCGCCGAGCTCGGGCGGCTCGACATCCTGGTCAACAATGCGGGTGTCGGCGTTCTCGGCCCGATCGAGAGCCTCACGCTCGCGGACATCGACCGGGTCCTGCAGGTGAATGTACGGGCGGCCTTCCTGGCCTCGCAGGCAGCGGCCGCGAAGATGGAGCGCGGCGGCCGGATCGTCACGATCGGCAGCTGCATGGCCGCGCGCGTGCCGGGCCCGGGCGGGACGCTCTACGCGACCAGCAAGGCCGCGCTGTCGGGCCTGACCAAGGCGCTGGCGAGGGAGCTGGGCGGTCGTGGCATCACCGCGAACCTTGTCCACCCGGGTCCGGTCGACACGGACATGAACCCGGCCGACGGCCCGTACGCCGAGCCGCAGAGCGCCATGACGGCCCTGGGCCGGTTCGGCAGCGCGGACGAAGTGGCCTCGCTGGTCGCCTACTTGGCGAGCCAGGAGGCGTCGTACATGACGGGGTCCGAGGTCCTCGTCGACGGCGGCCACGCCGCATAA
- a CDS encoding plastocyanin/azurin family copper-binding protein translates to MAKTLTRSRVGLGLAAGALAGVLAGCGGGNGDDASTPAPPPERNTEPGVTRVNADMTDFRIALSEKTFKAGDYSFVAKNNGKHDHALEIEGPSGEHSTKVLAPGESETLKVTLKSGTHEVYCPVGGHKDLGMKTEITVGGGDSPVNETPPKTNGY, encoded by the coding sequence ATGGCAAAGACACTCACCAGGAGCCGCGTGGGGCTGGGGCTGGCGGCCGGAGCGCTGGCGGGCGTGCTCGCGGGCTGCGGGGGCGGAAACGGCGACGATGCGTCGACACCCGCACCGCCCCCGGAGCGGAACACCGAACCGGGGGTGACGAGGGTGAACGCGGACATGACCGACTTCCGCATCGCACTGTCGGAGAAGACGTTCAAGGCGGGCGATTACAGCTTCGTCGCGAAGAACAACGGCAAGCACGACCACGCCCTGGAGATCGAAGGCCCCAGCGGAGAGCACAGCACCAAGGTTCTCGCTCCCGGAGAGTCCGAGACGCTCAAGGTGACCCTGAAGTCCGGCACTCACGAGGTCTACTGCCCCGTCGGCGGGCACAAGGACCTGGGCATGAAGACGGAGATCACCGTGGGTGGCGGCGACTCGCCGGTGAACGAGACCCCACCGAAGACCAATGGCTACTGA
- a CDS encoding serine/threonine-protein kinase yields MSGQQSDRGSASQVFQPLEGDDPTTIAGYRLAAKLGAGGMGKVYLSYTPGGRPVAIKVIRPEFGEDAEFRRRFAQEVQSAQRVQGLYTAPVIDADTDGAQPWLATAYVPGPSLADAVVAHGALPVEAVLLLIAGMAEALHVIHGAGIVHRDLKPSNVLLAADGPRVIDFGIAYAADATSLTGSGVTIGTPSFMAPEQAAGRKVTPATDIFALGQVAAYAATGSPAFGEGTSHGVLYRIVHEEPDLTGVPERLMELVTRCLDKDPAARPSVTEVIGLCQSANAETVLRRPEDWLPGAVAADITVRAAAPAPAQTPPPPATAPATAPPAAYSPTAAAAPATPPPGFGPAAAPQQPQPHQPQHHQQPYQPQPQMHAQAPTQAPTQVPTQVPMYNQAPPMHHTPPAAPKRSGKRGVVIALVAALAFGVAGGGTAYVLLKDDGKETRAQQDDRPKSGDKAGGTGGTAADPTDAPQPDADPSKNEALPHPEPVDFKDIDLTAGYHLTLADEDVRPQKGEDGAYELSYDTGGYIDAESDGGTLVLLDPGQQGSLAACRAETRFTETIYVDKLSKGRQICVTTGTGHMGLVTIQGFSPEESPSDYVSLDLTVWRHAVSTSPTD; encoded by the coding sequence ATGAGTGGTCAGCAGTCGGACCGGGGCAGTGCCTCTCAGGTATTCCAACCGCTGGAAGGGGACGACCCGACCACCATCGCCGGATACCGGCTGGCGGCCAAGCTCGGCGCGGGCGGCATGGGCAAGGTTTACCTCTCGTACACGCCCGGCGGCCGCCCTGTCGCCATCAAGGTGATCCGCCCCGAATTCGGCGAAGACGCCGAGTTCCGGCGCCGGTTCGCCCAGGAAGTGCAGTCCGCGCAGCGGGTTCAGGGCCTGTACACCGCGCCCGTCATCGACGCCGACACCGACGGCGCGCAGCCCTGGCTGGCCACCGCGTACGTGCCGGGACCCTCCCTCGCCGACGCCGTGGTCGCCCACGGGGCGCTGCCCGTCGAGGCCGTGCTGCTGCTGATCGCAGGCATGGCCGAGGCGCTGCACGTCATCCACGGCGCGGGCATCGTGCACCGCGACCTCAAGCCGTCCAACGTGCTGCTCGCCGCCGACGGCCCCCGCGTCATCGACTTCGGCATCGCCTACGCCGCCGACGCGACCTCGCTCACCGGCAGCGGCGTCACCATCGGCACCCCCTCGTTCATGGCGCCGGAACAGGCGGCGGGGCGGAAGGTGACCCCGGCCACCGACATCTTCGCGCTCGGCCAGGTCGCGGCGTACGCGGCGACCGGCAGCCCCGCCTTCGGCGAGGGCACCTCGCACGGGGTGCTCTACCGCATCGTCCACGAGGAGCCCGACCTCACCGGGGTCCCGGAGCGGCTGATGGAGCTGGTCACCCGCTGCCTCGACAAGGACCCGGCGGCCAGGCCCTCGGTCACCGAGGTCATCGGGCTGTGCCAGTCCGCCAACGCCGAGACGGTGCTGCGCCGCCCCGAGGACTGGCTGCCGGGCGCGGTAGCCGCCGACATCACGGTACGTGCGGCCGCCCCCGCACCGGCCCAGACCCCGCCGCCCCCTGCCACGGCACCGGCCACCGCGCCGCCCGCGGCCTACTCGCCCACCGCGGCTGCGGCACCGGCCACCCCGCCCCCCGGCTTCGGCCCGGCGGCGGCCCCTCAGCAGCCGCAGCCGCACCAGCCCCAGCATCACCAGCAGCCGTATCAGCCCCAGCCGCAGATGCACGCGCAGGCGCCCACTCAGGCGCCCACTCAGGTGCCGACGCAGGTGCCGATGTACAACCAGGCGCCCCCCATGCACCACACGCCCCCGGCCGCCCCCAAGCGTTCGGGCAAGCGGGGAGTCGTCATCGCGCTCGTGGCGGCACTCGCCTTCGGCGTCGCGGGCGGCGGCACGGCGTACGTCCTGCTGAAGGACGACGGCAAGGAGACCCGGGCCCAGCAGGACGACCGGCCCAAGAGCGGCGACAAGGCGGGCGGCACAGGCGGCACCGCCGCCGACCCCACCGACGCTCCCCAGCCCGACGCCGACCCGTCGAAGAACGAGGCTCTGCCCCACCCGGAGCCCGTCGATTTCAAGGACATCGACCTGACCGCCGGGTACCACCTGACGCTCGCGGACGAAGACGTACGGCCGCAGAAGGGCGAGGACGGGGCGTACGAACTCTCCTACGACACAGGGGGGTACATCGACGCGGAGAGCGACGGCGGGACCCTGGTACTGCTCGACCCCGGGCAGCAGGGATCGTTGGCGGCCTGCCGCGCGGAGACCCGGTTCACCGAGACGATCTATGTGGACAAGCTGTCGAAGGGGCGGCAGATCTGTGTCACCACGGGGACGGGACACATGGGCCTCGTGACCATCCAGGGATTCTCGCCCGAGGAGTCGCCGAGCGACTACGTGTCCCTGGACCTGACAGTCTGGCGCCACGCGGTCAGCACTTCGCCGACGGACTGA
- a CDS encoding sensor histidine kinase translates to MDPRPSRPPRALTPVLRALRLCLHALLAGLLALAAVKAVAGGGSPHPYAVVAAALAMAAVYGAGALSPAVRRSPRVAALWLGALGIAWLVLLALSPDGLWAAFPLYFLQLHLLPMRWGLPAVAATAAAAITGFVLHGQAVTPGGFIGPLLGAAVAVATVLGYQALYRESERRRELIDELIATRAELADAERTAGTLAERERLAREIHDTLAQGLSSIQLLLRAAERTLPDGDPAAVHVRRAREAAQDNLAEARRFVRALTPPDLERGSLAAALERLCAAAPGPDVQFGVSGTPVELPTPYEVALLRIAQSALANTVRHADAGRAEITLSFMDTSVALDVVDDGSGFDPVAPSPGAGGGFGLPAMRSRARSLGGTLSVESAPGQGTAVAITLPLPAGDAV, encoded by the coding sequence ATGGACCCTCGCCCCTCCCGCCCTCCCCGCGCCCTCACTCCCGTGCTGCGCGCCCTGCGCCTGTGCCTGCACGCGCTGCTCGCCGGGCTGCTCGCACTCGCCGCCGTCAAGGCCGTGGCGGGCGGCGGCTCCCCGCACCCGTACGCCGTGGTCGCGGCAGCGCTCGCGATGGCCGCCGTGTACGGCGCCGGGGCACTGAGCCCCGCCGTGCGCCGGTCTCCGCGGGTGGCCGCCCTGTGGCTCGGCGCGCTCGGGATCGCCTGGCTGGTGCTGCTCGCCCTCTCCCCCGACGGCCTGTGGGCGGCGTTCCCCCTGTACTTCCTCCAGCTGCATCTGCTGCCGATGCGCTGGGGCCTGCCCGCGGTCGCCGCTACGGCGGCCGCGGCGATCACCGGCTTCGTCCTGCACGGGCAGGCCGTCACACCCGGCGGCTTCATCGGGCCTCTCCTCGGCGCGGCCGTCGCCGTCGCGACGGTCCTCGGCTATCAGGCGCTGTACCGCGAGAGCGAGCGCCGCCGCGAGCTCATCGACGAGCTGATCGCGACGCGTGCGGAGCTCGCCGACGCCGAGCGGACGGCGGGGACGCTGGCCGAGCGCGAGCGCCTGGCCCGCGAGATCCACGACACGCTGGCCCAGGGCCTGTCCAGCATCCAACTGCTGCTGCGCGCCGCCGAGCGGACGCTGCCCGACGGCGATCCGGCCGCGGTCCATGTGCGCCGGGCGCGGGAGGCGGCGCAGGACAATCTCGCCGAGGCGCGGCGTTTCGTACGTGCGCTGACCCCGCCCGATCTGGAGCGCGGCTCGCTGGCGGCGGCCCTGGAGCGGCTGTGCGCGGCGGCGCCGGGGCCCGACGTGCAGTTCGGGGTGAGCGGTACGCCGGTGGAGCTGCCCACTCCGTACGAGGTGGCGCTGCTGCGCATCGCCCAGTCCGCGCTCGCCAACACGGTGCGGCACGCGGACGCCGGCCGGGCCGAGATCACCCTCAGTTTCATGGACACCTCGGTGGCGCTGGACGTCGTCGACGACGGTTCGGGCTTCGACCCGGTGGCGCCGAGCCCCGGAGCGGGCGGCGGTTTCGGGCTGCCCGCGATGCGCTCGCGGGCGCGCTCGCTCGGCGGCACGCTGAGCGTCGAGTCGGCGCCGGGCCAGGGCACGGCCGTCGCGATCACGCTGCCCCTTCCGGCCGGAGACGCCGTATGA
- a CDS encoding ABC transporter permease: MFVAWRDLRFARGRFALMGTVVVLITLLVGLLSGLTAGLARDNTSAITSLPVDRLAFAAPPEGQKVSFTNSSVTESVWQKWARQPGITGAQPLGIRMADAGAGDRTAAVAAFGVEPASGLAPTRDFGSGSVVVSAQAAEELGVRAGDKVRIGSVEETVAAVAGEDSYSHAPVVWTSLDDWQRLGHSGTTMEEQATVVALTTGAGADLAAGDKAAGTETRTLDGSLTALASYQAENGSLQLMRGFLFVISALVVGAFFTVWTIQRSGDIAVLKALGASTPYLLRDALGQAVLMLCAGTVLGTALATLIGGLVDGTVPFVLEPATLLVPAVVIVALGLVGAALSIRRITAVDPLIALGSAR, encoded by the coding sequence ATGTTCGTCGCATGGAGAGATCTCCGGTTCGCCAGGGGCCGGTTCGCGCTCATGGGCACGGTCGTGGTGCTGATCACGCTGCTCGTCGGGTTGCTGTCGGGCCTCACGGCCGGGCTGGCCAGGGACAACACCTCGGCCATCACCTCGCTGCCCGTCGACCGGCTGGCCTTCGCCGCGCCGCCCGAGGGCCAGAAGGTGTCGTTCACCAATTCCTCGGTGACGGAGAGCGTCTGGCAGAAGTGGGCGCGACAGCCCGGCATCACCGGCGCCCAGCCGCTCGGCATCCGGATGGCCGACGCCGGCGCCGGGGACCGGACGGCGGCCGTCGCGGCGTTCGGTGTCGAGCCCGCCTCGGGTCTCGCGCCGACCAGGGACTTCGGATCCGGGAGCGTCGTCGTGTCCGCGCAGGCGGCGGAGGAGCTGGGCGTCCGGGCCGGTGACAAGGTGCGGATCGGCAGCGTGGAGGAGACGGTCGCAGCGGTCGCGGGGGAGGACTCGTACAGCCACGCGCCGGTGGTGTGGACGTCGCTCGACGACTGGCAGCGGCTCGGCCACAGCGGCACCACCATGGAGGAGCAGGCAACCGTCGTCGCCCTGACGACGGGCGCAGGCGCTGATCTCGCGGCGGGCGACAAGGCGGCGGGCACCGAGACCCGCACCCTCGACGGCTCGCTGACCGCTCTCGCCTCCTACCAGGCGGAGAACGGTTCGCTCCAGCTGATGCGCGGCTTCCTCTTCGTCATCTCGGCGCTCGTCGTCGGCGCGTTCTTCACCGTCTGGACGATCCAGCGCAGCGGCGACATCGCCGTACTGAAGGCGCTCGGCGCCTCCACCCCCTACCTGCTGCGCGACGCGCTCGGCCAGGCCGTCCTGATGCTCTGCGCCGGTACGGTCCTCGGCACGGCACTCGCGACCCTGATCGGCGGCCTGGTCGACGGCACGGTCCCCTTCGTACTCGAACCGGCGACGCTGCTCGTCCCCGCCGTCGTCATAGTCGCCCTCGGCCTCGTCGGGGCGGCCCTGTCCATCCGGCGCATCACGGCCGTCGACCCCCTCATCGCACTCGGGAGCGCCCGATGA
- a CDS encoding RNA polymerase sigma factor has translation MQRMGLPLGRATDEALLSGLTTGDPEIAVAFVRRFQRIVFGVAIAVVGDPQLAEDIAQQTFERAWRHAQIYDSRRGSVKTWLTTIAHNLAIDAVRARRASPVAPEDLDALLDIVTDTPEQQALADETSARIRSAVAALPREQARALVMAGIYGMTAQQIAEFERIPLGTAKTRIRTATRKLRTTLGTEASRR, from the coding sequence ATGCAGAGGATGGGCCTCCCCCTCGGGCGCGCAACGGACGAGGCGCTGCTGTCCGGCCTGACGACGGGCGATCCCGAGATCGCCGTGGCCTTCGTGCGCCGCTTCCAGCGCATTGTCTTCGGCGTCGCCATCGCCGTCGTCGGCGATCCCCAGCTGGCCGAGGACATCGCGCAGCAGACGTTCGAGCGGGCATGGCGGCACGCCCAGATCTACGACTCCCGCCGCGGGTCGGTGAAGACCTGGCTGACGACCATCGCCCACAACCTGGCCATCGACGCGGTCCGCGCGCGCAGAGCCAGCCCCGTCGCACCGGAGGACCTGGACGCGCTCCTCGACATCGTGACCGACACCCCCGAACAGCAGGCGCTCGCCGACGAGACGTCCGCCCGGATACGTTCGGCGGTCGCGGCCCTGCCGAGGGAACAGGCCCGCGCCCTCGTGATGGCGGGGATCTACGGGATGACCGCCCAGCAGATCGCCGAGTTCGAGCGGATTCCCCTGGGCACCGCCAAGACACGGATCAGGACGGCGACGCGAAAGCTGCGTACGACCCTCGGGACCGAGGCGAGCCGACGATGA
- the allB gene encoding allantoinase AllB yields MRDRVPDVDLVLRSTRVITPEGARAASVTVADGKITAVLPYDAEVPTGALLEDFGDDALLPGLVDTHVHVNDPGRTEWEGFWTATRAAAAGGITTLLDMPLNSLPPTTTVDHLRTKQDVARSKAHIDVGFWGGAIPSNVKDLRPLYDAGVFGFKCFLSPSGVEEFPELDQEQLARSMAEIAGFGGQLIVHAEDPHHLEAAPQKSGPAYADFLASRPRDAENTAIEGLIAHAKRLGARVHVLHLSSSDALPLIAAAKRDGVRITVESCPHFLTLTAEEVPDGATEFKCCPPIREAENQDALWDGLADGTIDCIVSDHSPCTTDLKTPDFASAWGGISSLQLGLPAIWTEARRRGRSLEDVVRWMAAAPAELAGLAQKGAIEAGRDADFAVLAPDETFTVDPAELHHRNQVTAYAGKTLHGVVRSTWLRGVRIADNGTLAEPTGRLLERNN; encoded by the coding sequence GTGAGGGACAGGGTGCCCGACGTGGACCTCGTACTGCGCTCGACGCGCGTCATCACCCCCGAGGGGGCGCGCGCCGCATCGGTGACCGTCGCCGACGGGAAGATCACGGCCGTGCTGCCGTACGACGCCGAGGTGCCGACCGGAGCCCTGCTGGAGGACTTCGGGGACGACGCCCTGCTCCCCGGCCTCGTCGACACCCACGTCCACGTGAACGACCCCGGCCGCACCGAGTGGGAGGGCTTCTGGACCGCTACCCGCGCGGCCGCGGCCGGCGGCATCACCACGCTGCTCGACATGCCGCTGAACTCCCTGCCGCCGACCACCACCGTCGACCACCTGCGCACCAAGCAGGACGTGGCGCGCAGCAAGGCGCACATCGACGTCGGCTTCTGGGGCGGCGCGATCCCCTCCAATGTCAAGGACCTGCGGCCGCTGTACGACGCCGGGGTCTTCGGCTTCAAGTGCTTCCTCTCGCCCTCCGGCGTCGAGGAATTCCCCGAGCTCGACCAGGAGCAGCTCGCCCGCTCGATGGCCGAGATCGCCGGCTTCGGCGGGCAGCTGATCGTGCACGCCGAGGATCCGCACCACCTGGAGGCGGCCCCGCAGAAGAGCGGTCCTGCGTACGCCGACTTCCTCGCCTCCCGGCCCCGGGACGCCGAGAACACCGCGATCGAGGGCCTCATCGCGCACGCCAAGCGCCTCGGCGCCCGCGTCCACGTGCTGCACCTGTCGTCCTCGGACGCGCTGCCGCTCATCGCCGCTGCCAAGCGCGACGGCGTACGCATCACGGTCGAGTCCTGCCCCCACTTCCTCACCCTCACGGCCGAGGAAGTCCCGGACGGGGCAACCGAGTTCAAGTGCTGCCCGCCGATCCGCGAGGCCGAGAACCAGGACGCGCTGTGGGACGGCCTCGCCGACGGCACGATCGACTGCATCGTCTCCGACCACTCGCCCTGCACCACCGACCTCAAGACCCCCGACTTCGCCTCCGCCTGGGGCGGCATCTCCTCCCTCCAGCTGGGCCTCCCGGCGATCTGGACCGAGGCGAGGCGCCGCGGACGCTCCCTGGAGGACGTCGTCCGCTGGATGGCCGCCGCACCCGCCGAACTCGCGGGCCTCGCCCAGAAGGGCGCCATCGAGGCCGGCCGTGACGCCGACTTCGCGGTGCTCGCCCCTGACGAGACCTTCACCGTCGACCCCGCGGAGCTGCACCACCGCAACCAGGTGACGGCGTACGCGGGCAAGACCCTGCACGGCGTCGTCAGGTCGACGTGGCTGCGCGGCGTACGCATCGCCGACAACGGCACCCTCGCCGAGCCGACAGGCCGGCTGCTCGAAAGGAACAACTGA
- a CDS encoding anti-sigma factor family protein, with the protein MSAMTCDRLKELAPELALGVLPAQERARAVAHLDRCAGCREYVEQLTLVGDGLLGLLPGTEPPVGFETRVVDRLSRSRPAPPRRLRLRVAAAAAAVACAFGFGGWAVGTALDDAPAPLSAQDQGHPALLQAALVANGHEVGRIFAYPGSPGWVYMSVDLVGLEKGAGEKVHCRLERSDGTTVPVGSFTLKGGYGYWGAPAPVDAATVSGAQLLAADGSVLATAHFPPRDAPS; encoded by the coding sequence ATGAGCGCCATGACCTGCGACCGGCTGAAGGAGCTGGCCCCCGAGCTGGCACTGGGCGTTCTCCCCGCCCAGGAGCGGGCCCGGGCGGTCGCGCACCTGGACCGCTGTGCAGGCTGCCGGGAGTACGTCGAACAGCTGACCCTCGTCGGGGACGGCCTGCTCGGTCTGCTTCCGGGCACTGAGCCGCCGGTCGGCTTCGAGACCCGCGTCGTGGACCGGCTCTCCCGGTCCCGGCCGGCGCCGCCCCGGCGCCTGCGCCTGCGGGTCGCGGCTGCCGCGGCTGCCGTGGCGTGCGCATTCGGCTTCGGCGGCTGGGCCGTCGGCACGGCCCTCGACGACGCCCCGGCGCCCTTGTCCGCGCAGGACCAGGGGCACCCGGCTCTCCTGCAGGCGGCCCTCGTCGCGAACGGCCACGAGGTGGGCCGGATATTCGCCTACCCCGGTTCGCCGGGGTGGGTGTACATGTCCGTCGACCTGGTCGGCCTGGAGAAGGGCGCCGGCGAAAAGGTCCACTGCCGACTGGAACGCTCCGACGGCACCACCGTTCCCGTCGGCTCGTTCACCCTCAAGGGCGGCTACGGCTACTGGGGCGCCCCGGCCCCCGTGGACGCCGCGACGGTCTCCGGCGCCCAGCTGCTGGCCGCCGACGGATCGGTCCTCGCCACCGCGCACTTCCCGCCGCGCGATGCCCCGTCTTGA
- a CDS encoding DUF5955 family protein: MLRSAEQRRVTGEGEDPRVTELRAAVSRLRRELAGHPAELPDRGVAEDELASLHAMALSGVPEIMRLRRSLLLVVGSVGSVSALAEAMTQVRNAVELFGRRD; this comes from the coding sequence GTGTTGAGAAGTGCGGAGCAGAGGCGCGTGACCGGCGAGGGTGAGGACCCGCGAGTGACGGAGCTGCGTGCTGCCGTCTCGCGACTTCGCCGGGAACTCGCCGGTCACCCCGCCGAGTTGCCCGACCGCGGTGTGGCGGAGGACGAACTGGCGTCGCTGCACGCCATGGCGCTCAGCGGCGTACCCGAGATCATGCGGTTGCGCCGGTCCTTGCTGCTGGTTGTGGGTTCGGTCGGATCGGTCAGCGCACTCGCGGAAGCAATGACGCAGGTGCGCAACGCCGTTGAGCTCTTCGGGCGGCGCGACTGA
- a CDS encoding IclR family transcriptional regulator, giving the protein MPSSNATTDASKPAAAAGGVQSLERAFDLLERMADAGGEVGLSELSASSGLPLPTIHRLMRTLVACGYVRQQTNRRYSLGPRLIRLGESASRLLGTWARPYLARLVEETGETANMALLDGDEIVYVAQVPSKHSMRMFTEVGRRVLPHSTGVGKALLAHTEPDEVRALLARTGMPAATEKTITTPEGFLEALEHVRRVGYAVDDSEQEVGVRCLAVSVPDSPTAAAISISGPAGRVTEAATDRIVPILQEVAKDLSVVLTNNGNGNNGQG; this is encoded by the coding sequence GTGCCGTCGTCCAACGCCACCACCGACGCTTCCAAGCCCGCTGCCGCCGCCGGTGGTGTTCAGTCCCTGGAGCGCGCCTTCGACCTGCTGGAGCGGATGGCCGACGCGGGCGGCGAGGTAGGCCTCAGCGAGCTCTCCGCCAGCAGCGGGCTGCCGCTGCCCACGATCCACCGCCTGATGCGCACCCTGGTCGCCTGCGGCTACGTACGCCAGCAGACGAACCGCCGCTACTCGCTGGGCCCGCGCCTGATCCGCCTCGGCGAGAGCGCGTCCCGGCTGCTCGGCACCTGGGCCCGCCCGTATCTCGCGCGCCTGGTCGAGGAGACCGGGGAGACCGCGAACATGGCGCTCCTCGACGGCGACGAGATCGTGTACGTGGCGCAGGTGCCCTCGAAGCACTCGATGCGGATGTTCACCGAGGTCGGGCGCCGCGTCCTCCCGCACTCCACGGGCGTCGGCAAGGCCCTCCTCGCGCACACCGAGCCGGACGAGGTGCGCGCACTGCTCGCCCGTACGGGCATGCCTGCCGCCACCGAGAAGACGATCACCACGCCGGAGGGCTTCCTGGAGGCCCTGGAGCACGTCCGCCGCGTCGGTTACGCAGTGGACGACAGCGAGCAGGAGGTCGGCGTCCGCTGCCTGGCGGTGTCGGTCCCCGACTCCCCCACGGCCGCCGCCATTTCGATCTCGGGCCCGGCGGGCCGCGTGACGGAGGCGGCGACGGACCGGATCGTCCCGATACTCCAGGAGGTCGCCAAGGACCTCTCGGTGGTGCTCACCAACAACGGCAACGGCAACAACGGCCAGGGCTGA